In Pelosinus sp. UFO1, one genomic interval encodes:
- a CDS encoding sugar ABC transporter ATP-binding protein, with product MSEYFLSLKGICKRFPGVNALTDVSLDIKNGEIHALCGENGAGKSTFIKILTGVYQSNDGEMFCEDKVVQFNNTKESFSLGITAIYQELSIVPNMTVTENIFLGRELRIPRVGLLDYHKMNHLAKRALLELGIDIDVTKSASEYMLGYQQMIEIARALIANAKLIIMDEPTSSLSGREVEVLLKNIHKLREKGIAVIYISHRLEEVLAIADRITVIRDGYKIATMERCEADEEKIIRLMVGRTLEEKFPRHQTQKGDIALRVRNLNQAGILNNVSFDLHKGEVIGFAGLVGAGRTELARAIFGADKIDSGIIEIFGKKVEINSPKDAIQHGMAFLTEDRKGQGLILMHDIIVNSTLTGLKKFCKFGYFIDQKMLTAEVDKMMRELQIHPAIPKMTTRLLSGGNQQKVVIAKWLCSKAKIFIFDEPTRGIDVGAKVEVYNLINRLVGEGAAVVVISSELPEVMGISDRILVMNSGEITGEFSCLEVTPEKILKAATGGINNEYKHA from the coding sequence ATGAGTGAATACTTTTTAAGTCTCAAAGGAATCTGTAAAAGGTTTCCTGGTGTGAATGCCTTGACAGACGTCAGTTTGGATATCAAAAATGGTGAAATTCATGCTCTTTGCGGTGAAAATGGAGCGGGAAAATCCACGTTTATCAAAATACTAACCGGTGTGTATCAGAGTAATGATGGTGAGATGTTTTGTGAAGATAAAGTCGTTCAGTTTAATAATACAAAAGAATCATTTTCTTTAGGTATTACAGCAATTTATCAAGAATTAAGTATAGTCCCTAATATGACTGTTACAGAAAACATTTTTTTAGGTCGGGAGTTACGAATTCCAAGAGTCGGGTTACTAGATTATCATAAAATGAATCATTTGGCGAAACGTGCTTTACTGGAACTTGGGATTGATATTGATGTGACTAAGTCAGCTAGTGAATATATGCTGGGGTATCAACAGATGATTGAAATTGCTCGTGCACTAATTGCCAATGCAAAGCTAATTATTATGGATGAGCCAACGTCTAGTCTATCAGGCCGCGAAGTAGAGGTTTTGTTGAAAAACATACATAAGCTAAGAGAAAAAGGTATTGCAGTTATTTATATCTCCCATCGGTTAGAAGAGGTATTGGCCATAGCTGACCGTATTACAGTGATCCGCGACGGCTACAAAATTGCAACGATGGAGCGATGTGAAGCGGATGAAGAAAAAATCATTCGCTTAATGGTAGGACGTACTCTGGAAGAAAAATTTCCTAGACACCAAACTCAAAAAGGAGATATCGCTTTAAGGGTTAGGAATCTAAATCAAGCAGGAATACTAAATAACGTGTCCTTTGATTTACATAAAGGAGAGGTAATTGGATTTGCGGGACTAGTTGGTGCAGGGCGAACTGAATTAGCAAGGGCGATTTTTGGTGCAGATAAAATTGACAGTGGAATTATCGAAATATTTGGGAAAAAGGTAGAAATTAATAGTCCAAAGGATGCTATTCAACACGGTATGGCTTTTCTTACAGAAGACCGCAAGGGTCAAGGACTGATTCTGATGCATGATATTATTGTAAATTCCACTTTGACTGGACTGAAGAAATTTTGCAAGTTTGGCTACTTTATTGACCAAAAGATGTTGACTGCTGAAGTCGATAAAATGATGCGAGAACTACAGATTCACCCTGCTATTCCAAAGATGACTACTCGCTTGTTATCTGGTGGTAATCAGCAGAAGGTGGTAATTGCTAAATGGTTGTGCTCAAAGGCAAAAATATTTATTTTTGATGAACCGACCCGTGGTATTGATGTTGGTGCTAAAGTCGAGGTTTATAATCTTATCAATCGTCTGGTTGGTGAAGGAGCGGCGGTGGTTGTTATTTCTTCTGAATTACCTGAAGTTATGGGAATTAGTGATCGCATTTTAGTGATGAATAGTGGAGAAATAACAGGTGAGTTTTCCTGTTTAGAAGTTACACCAGAAAAAATTTTAAAAGCTGCTACAGGAGGTATTAATAATGAATACAAACATGCCTGA
- a CDS encoding ABC transporter permease, with protein sequence MNTNMPEVQSYEGAQKTQFLQLVKKMGSLLGLLGLSLVLTLASPYFLTMDNIMNVARQSAINSLIAIGMLLTILTAGIDLSVGSILALSTVMMGIVVVKMGMSPIIGVLVCLGIGILLGWLNGIMLTKMSLPHPFISTLGTMNVARGLALIVTAASPISNFPTSIQFLGASFVGPIPVSFILVLVVYALFHVFLNYTTVGRYIYAVGGNPEATRLSGISIDKVLIIVYTISGLMAALGGLVLVGRVNSAYPLAGLGYEFDAIAACIIGGASFMGGEGTVWGTLIGSMIMAVLRNGLNLLSVSAEMQTVAIGIVIILAVYVDVLRHKAAARVKA encoded by the coding sequence ATGAATACAAACATGCCTGAAGTACAGAGTTATGAGGGGGCGCAAAAAACACAATTTCTTCAGCTGGTAAAAAAAATGGGTTCCTTACTTGGGTTATTAGGTTTATCCCTTGTGTTGACACTTGCATCTCCTTATTTTTTAACGATGGATAATATTATGAATGTTGCCAGGCAGTCAGCTATTAACAGTCTGATTGCGATTGGAATGTTATTAACGATTTTAACAGCTGGGATTGATTTATCAGTTGGTTCAATTTTAGCATTGAGTACCGTTATGATGGGAATTGTTGTTGTAAAGATGGGAATGTCTCCTATCATTGGCGTACTTGTGTGTTTAGGTATAGGTATACTTCTTGGGTGGCTTAATGGAATTATGTTAACTAAAATGTCGCTGCCACATCCTTTTATTTCTACATTAGGAACGATGAATGTGGCTCGTGGCTTGGCCTTAATTGTAACAGCTGCTTCGCCAATTTCGAATTTCCCGACATCAATACAATTTCTGGGGGCATCTTTTGTAGGACCTATACCGGTTAGCTTTATTTTGGTATTAGTAGTGTATGCTCTTTTCCACGTTTTTCTTAATTATACTACTGTTGGGCGCTATATTTATGCCGTAGGCGGTAATCCGGAAGCAACGCGTTTGTCTGGAATAAGCATTGATAAAGTTCTAATTATCGTTTATACCATCAGTGGCTTAATGGCAGCTTTAGGCGGACTGGTTCTAGTCGGGCGAGTCAATTCAGCATACCCTTTAGCTGGTTTGGGGTATGAATTTGATGCGATTGCAGCATGTATTATTGGCGGTGCAAGTTTTATGGGAGGTGAGGGTACCGTTTGGGGAACATTAATTGGTTCCATGATTATGGCGGTACTAAGAAACGGCTTGAACCTTTTGAGTGTCTCTGCTGAAATGCAGACCGTTGCTATTGGTATTGTTATTATCCTTGCAGTATATGTAGATGTACTGCGCCATAAGGCAGCTGCAAGAGTTAAGGCATGA
- a CDS encoding sugar ABC transporter substrate-binding protein, translating to MKKYTPLAVALFLIIALIATGCGSTQTQTQKEPEKMKIGVVVKALNSDYWKIVESGAKAAGEKYGVEVKVLGPNAETDVTGQISLIEDQVTRKVSALVVAPSQAASAIPVFNRAKDSKIPVILADTDAEWEAKASFVGTGNFNGGKLAGEYFGKKLPKGSKIVVLRGALGDPTHDERVNGCIEGLKTAGLEVAVTQPANSERSMAVTVIENILQSKQEFAAVFATNDEMALGAAKALEDAGKKIIVVGFDGSPDALASISAGKLDASVAQSPYNIGFKSVEAAVKIAKGETIEKRIDTGTEIVNAENIKQKSDDLKKILGK from the coding sequence ATGAAAAAGTACACTCCTTTGGCGGTAGCGTTGTTTTTGATAATTGCTCTTATAGCCACTGGTTGTGGTAGTACCCAAACCCAAACGCAAAAAGAACCTGAGAAAATGAAAATAGGTGTAGTAGTGAAAGCATTAAATAGTGATTATTGGAAAATAGTAGAATCTGGAGCTAAAGCAGCAGGAGAAAAATATGGTGTTGAAGTAAAAGTTCTTGGTCCTAATGCAGAGACGGATGTAACTGGGCAAATTTCTTTGATTGAAGATCAAGTAACTAGGAAAGTAAGTGCGTTAGTAGTAGCTCCTTCCCAAGCCGCTAGTGCCATCCCCGTTTTCAATCGAGCCAAAGATTCTAAAATTCCTGTGATTCTTGCTGATACGGATGCAGAGTGGGAGGCGAAAGCTTCTTTTGTAGGTACTGGTAACTTTAATGGTGGTAAACTTGCAGGGGAATACTTTGGGAAAAAACTTCCGAAGGGATCAAAAATAGTTGTTTTGCGTGGTGCTTTAGGTGATCCCACTCATGACGAGCGAGTCAACGGCTGTATCGAAGGTTTAAAAACTGCAGGTTTGGAAGTGGCTGTAACGCAGCCTGCTAATAGCGAACGTTCCATGGCAGTAACTGTAATTGAAAATATTCTGCAAAGTAAACAGGAATTTGCTGCTGTCTTTGCCACAAATGATGAGATGGCACTGGGAGCAGCCAAAGCCTTAGAAGATGCTGGGAAGAAAATAATTGTGGTTGGCTTCGACGGTTCTCCTGATGCATTGGCTTCCATTAGTGCTGGAAAACTGGATGCATCTGTAGCACAAAGTCCATATAATATAGGTTTTAAAAGTGTAGAAGCGGCTGTTAAAATCGCTAAAGGTGAAACGATTGAAAAACGTATAGATACTGGTACGGAAATTGTTAATGCTGAAAATATTAAGCAAAAAAGTGATGATTTAAAAAAGATTTTGGGTAAATAA